A window of Mangifera indica cultivar Alphonso chromosome 11, CATAS_Mindica_2.1, whole genome shotgun sequence contains these coding sequences:
- the LOC123228941 gene encoding uncharacterized protein LOC123228941, translated as MAKRSDFAQKLLDDLRLRKERLATTQSSNSPNNTAVADAYSYAKKNYRGSRDFKTTDTTGLRPGTPQNRYKGGNKFGSGEASKAVVPFGRGQSTGKVGDLSLTLAFALEQGGKLSMMDSSGNNSILAFLNQIGGRPVDYQKMGRRNSIDRHQSSTSHFPTLSHLHLKEISRGAQKLNQILTACSNGLNFDRCSIEIGNELLKGAIDLEESLRMLINLQGASEYMGTPKRKSRITLLEEDEDEDDSAVNLAEQKQLARPKFSFDRPSRNCHGTQDVARNDVKLRLAALAYPSGGINFIYEKQSAPRKQSVKSSSSVKTQAGFSEQKSHSSSSQSKVEKARIPNVIAKLMGLEELPEKEDSQNPIQKESNPLKKTVQGSTKITKKRTEDAENLTHLPSKKKMIETNNIPAVQNSLASQAEFQLAAQAVIHGGKSPWKDFEGTKPVRGLKRASNKDNLQGNITPLNNNIGNQQKDDHGKQREFKGAEKSKMKEPVFQDEMQGIPHQAHRRSEATVPSQDKTGLKEGALRRENVYTDKLAVGTRQKSQTILEYQQSHILRKSEPLEEKGLAGERGQLSVKQKFPARKRKGSQSMFPALSKSTDAEINLQKKQSHIDHAAVSKRSFTEAPDTMQSERFSDGNKSSASLNVNIRGSASGNLNQDSSSRDQESKLAKTKAAVPPTMETKPVHDPDTWNTESIKVHRRETPRMINEVMVRRGDALQNSARAQKHKISVLQQVKQRKNDKLGAPREANLTSIGKSKEPELSIIKKKSAAIVEPMAVAQQREREALEAPILYTPAENGSQSPKEAQTLVWNDNCQKIDSMVKSDQQGGEPLPDGGVQQKSNITESNPPKGRTDMAYPSQLVYQKDSRTETARPLKENENHLKRIVIKSQIFLNTAEALFKLNIPFGILDVGGPDCQDEDSKLILDCGYELMKRKGRRQELSVHPFVKVSISAVKIRSLDDLVRQLNEDIEKLKLHCGKVNGEVILEELLPKLLENDLYDKDPDVNCMWDLNWKDMMFAFIEKDDVIRDVERFVLSGLVDEITRDLLQFQIPVF; from the exons ATGGCGAAGAGATCAGACTTTGCACAGAAGCTGTTAGATGATCTCCGCCTGAGAAAAGAACGCCTGGCTACAACTCAGAGTTCGAACTCACCTAATAACACAGCAGTTGCAG ATGCATATTCATATGCAAAGAAAAACTACAGAGGGTctagagatttcaaaacaactGATACT ACTGGTTTAAGGCCTGGGACCCCGCAGAACAGGTATAAAGGAGGCAATAAATTCGGCAGCGGCGAAGCTTCAAAAGCGGTTGTTCCTTTTGGGAGAGGCCAGAGCACAGGAAAAGTTGGAGATTTGTCTTTGACTCTGGCTTTTGCCCTTGAGCAAGGAGGAAAACTCAGCATGATGGATTCCTCAGGCAATAATTCAATTCTGGCATTCCTAAATCAAATTGGTGGGAGACCAGTGGACTACCAGAAGATGGGAAGAAGAAATAGCATAGATAGGCATCAGTCTTCGACCAGCCACTTCCCTACTCTTTCCCATCTCCACCTCAAAGAGATATCCAGGGGGGCTCAAAAGTTGAACCAGATCCTCACAGCATGCTCCAATGGCCTGAACTTTGATAGATGTTCAATAGAAATTGGAAATGAACTACTGAAAGGGGCCATAGATTTGGAAGAATCTTTGCGGATGCTGATAAACCTGCAGGGTGCTTCGGAATACATGGGCACCCCCAAAAGAAAAAGTCGGATCACTTTGCTTgaggaggatgaagatgaagatgatagtGCTGTCAATTTAGCTGAGCAGAAGCAGCTGGCTCggccaaaattttcatttgacaGGCCCTCAAGAAACTGCCATGGCACCCAAGATGTTGCAAGGAATGATGTCAAGTTGAGGCTGGCAGCTCTTGCTTACCCTTCCGGAGGTATAAATTTCATCTATGAAAAACAATCAGCACCTCGCAAGCAATCAGTTAAGAGTAGTTCCAGTGTCAAAACTCAAGCTGGTTTTTCAGAACAGAAGAGCCATTCGAGCTCTTCTCAATCCAAAGTGGAAAAGGCGAGAATTCCAAATGTAATTGCTAAATTAATGGGGCTTGAAGAACTGCCAGAAAAAGAAGACTCACAGAACCCTATACAGAAAGAGTCAAACCCTTTGAAGAAAACTGTGCAGGGAAGCACCAAGATTACTAAGAAGAGGACAGAAGATGCTGAGAATCTGACACACTTGCCgtcaaagaaaaagatgatAGAAACTAACAACATTCCAGCAGTTCAGAACAGTCTTGCATCACAAGCAGAATTTCAACTGGCTGCACAGGCGGTTATTCATGGCGGAAAGTCACCCTGGAAGGACTTTGAAGGTACAAAACCGGTGAGAGGCTTAAAAAGGGCCAGTAACAAAGACAATCTGCAAGGAAATATCACCCCGTTGAACAATAACATTGGAAACCAACAAAAGGATGATCATGGAAAGCAAAGAGAATTTAAAGGTGCAGAAAAGAGCAAAATGAAGGAACCAGTTTTCCAGGATGAGATGCAGGGAATACCACATCAAGCACATAGAAGATCAGAAGCGACAGTCCCGTCCCAAGACAAGACAGGGTTGAAGGAAGGTGCGCTTCGAAGAGAAAACGTTTACACAGACAAGCTTGCAGTGGGCACTCGCCAGAAGTCTCAAACCATTCTTGAATACCAACAATCACACATTCTCCGGAAATCAGAGCCTCTAGAAGAAAAAGGGCTAGCCGGAGAGAGGGGGCAACTGAGTGTAAAACAGAAATTTCCAGCAAGGAAACGAAAGGGAAGCCAATCAATGTTCCCTGCTTTATCAAAATCCACGGATGCTGAGATTAATTTGCAAAAGAAGCAGTCACATATAGATCATGCCGCAGTTAGTAAGAGAAGTTTCACAGAAGCTCCTGATACAATGCAGTCAGAAAGGTTTTCAGATGGTAACAAGAGTTCTGCTAGCTTAAATGTCAACATAAGAGGTTCAGCGAGCGGGAATTTAAATCAGGATTCATCTTCAAGAGATCAGGAATCTAAACTAGCCAAGACGAAAGCTGCTGTTCCACCAACTATGGAAACGAAACCTGTTCATGATCCAGACACATGGAACACTGAAAGTATTAAGGTGCATAGAAGAGAGACTCCTCGAATGATTAACGAAGTGATGGTCAGAAGAGGAGATGCGCTGCAGAACTCTGCCAGGGCACAGAAACATAAGATTTCCGTTTTGCAACAAGTGAAACAGAGAAAGAACGACAAACTCGGTGCCCCCAGAGAAGCAAATCTAACAAGCATTggcaagtccaaagaacctgAATTAAGCATCATTAAAAAGAAATCAGCTGCTATCGTAGAACCAATGGCTGTTGCGCAACAACGGGAGAGAGAAGCTCTGGAGGCTCCCATTTTGTACACTCCTGCTGAAAATGGAAGCCAAAGCCCAAAAGAAGCACAGACTCTAGTTTGGAATGACAAT TGCCAGAAGATAGACTCTATGGTTAAGAGTGACCAGCAAGGTGGAGAACCTTTGCCTGATGGTGGTGTACAACAGAAGTCTAACATTACTGAATCCAATCCACCAAAGG GGAGAACTGATATGGCTTATCCTTCGCAATTGGTGTACCAGAAAGATTCTAGAACAGAAACAGCAAGACCactcaaagaaaatgaaaatcatctGAAGCGGATAGTGATTAAAAGCCAGATATTTCTTAACACTGCAGAAGCTCTCTTCAAACTCAACATCCCTTTTGGCATTCTAGATGTTGGTGGCCCTGACTGTCAAGATGAGGACAGCAAGCTCATATTAGACTGCGgctatgaattaatgaaaagaaaaggGAGAAGGCAAGAGCTAAGCGTTCATCCTTTTGTCAAAGTATCCATCTCTGCGGTGAAGATAAGATCCTTGGATGATTTGGTCAGACAGTTAAATGAAGACATTGAGAAGTTAAAATTACATTGTGGGAAAGTGAATGGTGAAGTCATCTTGGAAGAGCTTCTGCCTAAATTGCTTGAGAATGATTTGTATGACAAGGACCCAGACGTTAATTGTATGTGGGATCTGAATTGGAAAGACATGATGTTTGCATTCATTGAAAAAGACGATGTTATAAGGGACGTGGAGAGATTTGTTCTTAGTGGACTCGTGGATGAAATTACCAGAGATCTTTTACAGTTCCAAATTCCAGTGTTTTGA
- the LOC123229456 gene encoding glucose-6-phosphate isomerase, cytosolic 2B, whose amino-acid sequence MALPTLICDTEPWKELKNHVEEIKKTHLRGLMIDTERCKSMMVEFDGMLLDYSRQNATVETLNKLYQLAEAARLKEKINRMYSGEHINSTENRSVLHVALRAARDAVINSDGKNVVPEVWKVLDKIQEFSEKVRSGSWVGATGKSLKDVIAVGIGGSFLGPLFVHTALQTDPEAVQTSRGRQLRFLANVDPVDVAKSIAGLNPETTLVVVVSKTFTTAETMLNARTLREWISVALGPSAVAKHMVAVSTNLMLVEKFGIDPNNAFAFWDWVGGRYSVCSAVGMLPLSLQYGFSVVEKFLKGASSIDQHFYSAPFDKNIPVLLGLLSIWNVSFLGYPARAILPYTQALEKLAPHIQQVSMESNGKGVSIDGVLLPFEAGEIDFGEPGTNGQHSFYQLIHQGRVIPCDFIGVVKSQQPVYLKGEVVSNHDELMSNFFAQPDALAYGKTPEQLQKENVPPHLIPHKTFSGNRPSLSLLLPTLSAYNIGQLLAIYEHRIAVEGFIWGINSFDQWGVELGKSLATQVRKQLHASRTEGEPVEGFNFSTKTLLTRYLEASKDIPADPPTLLPRI is encoded by the exons ATGGCTTTACCAACTCTAATCTGTGACACTGAACCATGGAAGGAGTTGAAG AATCATGTTGAGGAAATCAAAAAGACTCATCTACGCGGTTTGATGATCGACACAGAGCGGTGCAAGTCAATGATGGT GGAGTTTGATGGGATGTTGTTGGATTACTCACGACAAAATGCCACTGTTGAGACCTTGAATAAACTTTATCAATTGGCAGAG GCTGCTCGTCTCAAAGAGAAGATTAACCGCATGTACAGTGGAGAGCAT ATAAACAGCACAGAGAATAGATCAGTTCTTCATGTAGCTTTACGAGCTGCAAGAGATGCTGTCATAAACAGTGATGGAAAGAATGTTGTTCCAGAGGTTTGGAAGGTTCTGGACAAGATCCAAGAGTTCTCTGAGAAAGTCCGCAGTGGTTCCTGg GTTGGAGCCACTGGAAAATCACTGAAGGATGTTATAGCCGTTGGTATTGGTGGCAGTTTCTTAGGTCCTCTCTTTGTGCACACAGCTCTCCAGACAG ATCCTGAGGCTGTCCAAACTTCTAGAGGACGCCAATTACGATT TCTTGCAAATGTTGATCCTGTTGATGTTGCTAAAAGTATAGCGGGACTAAACCCTGAAACTACCCTTG TTGTAGTGGTTTCAAAGACTTTTACAACAGCTGAAACCATGTTGAATGCTCGAACCCTGAGGGAATGGATTTCAGTTGCTCTTGG GCCTTCTGCCGTTGCAAAGCACATGGTAGCAGTCAGCACTAATCTTATG CTTGTAGAAAAGTTTGGCATTGATCCTAATAATGCATTTGCATTCTGGGATTGGGTTGGTGGACGGTATAGTG TTTGCAGTGCTGTTGGGATGTTGCCTCTATCTCTTCAATACGGTTTCTCAGTTGTGGAGAA GTTCTTGAAGGGAGCTTCAAGCATTGATCAACATTTCTATTCAGCGccttttgataaaaatataccT GTACTGCTGGGTTTATTGAGCATATGGAATGTTTCATTTCTCGGATATCCTGCCAGG GCTATCTTGCCTTACACCCAAGCCCTGGAAAAGTTGGCTCCACACATTCAACAG GTTAGCATGGAGAGTAACGGCAAGGGGGTTTCAATTGATGGTGTGCTTCTTCCCTTTGAAGCTGGTGAAATTGATTTTGGTGAACCTGGAACAAACGGTCAGCACAGCTTTTATCAACTAATTCACCAG GGGCGTGTAATTCCTTGTGATTTTATTGGTGTTGTAAAGAGCCAGCAACCTGTTTACCTGAAAG GGGAAGTGGTTAGTAACCATGATGAACTCATGTCTAACTTTTTTGCACAGCCAGATGCTCTAGCTTATGGGAAg ACACCAGAACAGTTGCAAAAAGAGAATGTTCCACCACATCTAATTCCTCACAAG ACTTTCTCTGGCAATCGGCCTTCTCTCAGCCTTCTGCTTCCAACATTAAGTGCTTACAATATTGGACAG TTGTTGGCGATCTATGAACACAGAATTGCTGTGGAAGGTTTCATATGGGGCATTAATTCTTTTGATCAGTGGGGAGTTGAGCTAGGGAAG TCGCTGGCTACTCAAGTCAGAAAGCAACTTCATGCCTCTCGTACTGAAGGCGAACCAGTTGAGGGCTTTAATTTCAGTACCAAAACACTGCTAACAAGATACCTAGAG GCAAGTAAGGATATCCCAGCAGATCCGCCTACTCTTCTGCCGCGGATATAA
- the LOC123229457 gene encoding deoxyuridine 5'-triphosphate nucleotidohydrolase produces the protein MAGRFGAFSFGKSRVRGFSLYNYPPRSLFSHYPNPLRSPKFVFKMAQPEVQNGSPEVKEPSQKIPKLDQNGVHEASQSGGSLLRVKKLSEKAVLPSRGSPLAAGYDLSSATETKVPARGKALVPTDLSIAIPEGTYARIAPRSGLAWKHSIDVGAGVIDADYRGPVGVILFNHSDVDFEVKVGDRIAQLIIEEILTPNVLEVEDLDSTVRGEGGFGSTGV, from the exons ATGGCGGGAAGGTTTGGCGCCTTCAGTTTTGGAAAATCACGAGTCCGGGGTTTTTCTCTATATAATTATCCGCCGAGGTCCCTTTTCTCTCATTATCCAAATCCTTTGCGATCGccaaaatttgttttcaagaTGGCTCAACCAGAGGTACAAAACGGCAGTCCAGAAGTCAAAGAGCCATCTCAAAAGATCCCGAAACTCGATCAAAACGGTGTTCACGAAGCTTCGCAAAGCGGTGGTTCTCTTTTGAGGGTGAAAAAACTCTCCGAAAAGGCTGTTTTGCCTTCAAGAGGTTCTCCCCTCGCCGCAGGCTACGATCTTTCTAG CGCGACGGAGACGAAGGTGCCAGCCAGAGGAAAAGCTCTTGTACCAACAGATCTGAGCATCGCAATCCCGGAGGGAACCTACGCCCGTATTG CGCCAAGATCGGGGCTAGCGTGGAAGCATTCGATAGACGTGGGAGCAGGAGTCATAGATGCGGATTACAGGGGTCCAGTTGGGGTGATTTTGTTTAATCATTCGGATGTTGATTTCGAAGTGAAAGTAGGCGATCGAATTGCCCAGCTGATTATTGAGGAAATCTTGACCCCTAATGTTCTAGAGGTTGAAGATTTGGACTCCACTGTCAGAGGTGAAGGGGGTTTTGGATCTACCGGCGTCTGA